The Canis lupus baileyi chromosome 11, mCanLup2.hap1, whole genome shotgun sequence genome includes a window with the following:
- the GLIPR1 gene encoding glioma pathogenesis-related protein 1 isoform X1: protein MRVALAMAAWIVALLPRDGVPARTLPGIEDEAFSQACVRAHNKFRSEVSPRASDMLYMTWDPALARIAKAWARKCRFEHNGQLHSKTLHPNFTSVGENIWTGSVSIFSVSSAITSWYDEVHDYDFQTQKCNKVCGHYTQVVWADSYKVGCAVQYCPTVAGLQFSDAAHFICNYGPGQSYRTPYKRGSTCSACPNNDKCLDNLCTNPQRDKVTRYYSTVYPDWPIFSRNRYLSLFLIVSPPILILIAIITIWVKHRYPHLVNLN, encoded by the exons ATGCGAGTGGCGCTGGCCATGGCTGCGTGGATCGTCGCCCTGCTGCCCCGGGACGGGGTCCCCGCCCGCACTCTGCCGGGCATCGAAGATGAAGCCTTCAGCCAAGCTTGCGTCCGGGCTCACAACAAGTTCCGATCGGAGGTGAGCCCCAGGGCCAGCGACATGCTGTACATG ACTTGGGACCCGGCACTCGCCCGAATTGCCAAAGCCTGGGCCAGAAAATGTAGGTTTGAACACAATGGACAGCTGCACTCAAAGACGCTGCACCCAAACTTCACTTCGGTGGGAGAGAACATCTGGACTGGGTCTGTGTCCATATTTTCTGTGTCTTCAGCCATCACAAGCTGGTACGATGAAGTTCACGACTATGATTTCCAGACGCAGAAATGCAACAAGGTCTGTGGCCATTACactcag GTTGTCTGGGCAGACAGTTACAAGGTTGGCTGCGCAGTACAGTACTGTCCCACAGTTGCCGGCCTGCAATTTTCCGACGCAGCGCATTTCATATGCAACTATGGACCAGG acaaAGCTACCGAACGCCATACAAAAGAGGATCTACTTGCAGTGCCTGTCCCAATAATGACAAGTGTTTGGATAATCTCTGCA CTAACCCACAGCGAGACAAAGTCACAC GTTACTACTCTACTGTGTATCCTGACTGGCCAATATTTTCACGCAACAGATActtatctctctttctcattgtTAGTCCACCAATCCTAATACTGATTGCTATAATAACCATTTGGGTCAAACATAGATATCCTCATTTAGTTAATCTGAACTga
- the GLIPR1 gene encoding glioma pathogenesis-related protein 1 isoform X2 — MRVALAMAAWIVALLPRDGVPARTLPGIEDEAFSQACVRAHNKFRSETWDPALARIAKAWARKCRFEHNGQLHSKTLHPNFTSVGENIWTGSVSIFSVSSAITSWYDEVHDYDFQTQKCNKVCGHYTQVVWADSYKVGCAVQYCPTVAGLQFSDAAHFICNYGPGQSYRTPYKRGSTCSACPNNDKCLDNLCTNPQRDKVTRYYSTVYPDWPIFSRNRYLSLFLIVSPPILILIAIITIWVKHRYPHLVNLN; from the exons ATGCGAGTGGCGCTGGCCATGGCTGCGTGGATCGTCGCCCTGCTGCCCCGGGACGGGGTCCCCGCCCGCACTCTGCCGGGCATCGAAGATGAAGCCTTCAGCCAAGCTTGCGTCCGGGCTCACAACAAGTTCCGATCGGAG ACTTGGGACCCGGCACTCGCCCGAATTGCCAAAGCCTGGGCCAGAAAATGTAGGTTTGAACACAATGGACAGCTGCACTCAAAGACGCTGCACCCAAACTTCACTTCGGTGGGAGAGAACATCTGGACTGGGTCTGTGTCCATATTTTCTGTGTCTTCAGCCATCACAAGCTGGTACGATGAAGTTCACGACTATGATTTCCAGACGCAGAAATGCAACAAGGTCTGTGGCCATTACactcag GTTGTCTGGGCAGACAGTTACAAGGTTGGCTGCGCAGTACAGTACTGTCCCACAGTTGCCGGCCTGCAATTTTCCGACGCAGCGCATTTCATATGCAACTATGGACCAGG acaaAGCTACCGAACGCCATACAAAAGAGGATCTACTTGCAGTGCCTGTCCCAATAATGACAAGTGTTTGGATAATCTCTGCA CTAACCCACAGCGAGACAAAGTCACAC GTTACTACTCTACTGTGTATCCTGACTGGCCAATATTTTCACGCAACAGATActtatctctctttctcattgtTAGTCCACCAATCCTAATACTGATTGCTATAATAACCATTTGGGTCAAACATAGATATCCTCATTTAGTTAATCTGAACTga
- the GLIPR1 gene encoding glioma pathogenesis-related protein 1 isoform X3, protein MRVALAMAAWIVALLPRDGVPARTLPGIEDEAFSQACVRAHNKFRSEVSPRASDMLYMTWDPALARIAKAWARKCRFEHNGQLHSKTLHPNFTSVGENIWTGSVSIFSVSSAITSWYDEVHDYDFQTQKCNKVCGHYTQVVWADSYKVGCAVQYCPTVAGLQFSDAAHFICNYGPGREEDNPGAWGTSQTSCRKHLQSFCGEDSGEDGRAECKGHRVACPWPVSSGLGGRGCVNCSHLARGITQVF, encoded by the exons ATGCGAGTGGCGCTGGCCATGGCTGCGTGGATCGTCGCCCTGCTGCCCCGGGACGGGGTCCCCGCCCGCACTCTGCCGGGCATCGAAGATGAAGCCTTCAGCCAAGCTTGCGTCCGGGCTCACAACAAGTTCCGATCGGAGGTGAGCCCCAGGGCCAGCGACATGCTGTACATG ACTTGGGACCCGGCACTCGCCCGAATTGCCAAAGCCTGGGCCAGAAAATGTAGGTTTGAACACAATGGACAGCTGCACTCAAAGACGCTGCACCCAAACTTCACTTCGGTGGGAGAGAACATCTGGACTGGGTCTGTGTCCATATTTTCTGTGTCTTCAGCCATCACAAGCTGGTACGATGAAGTTCACGACTATGATTTCCAGACGCAGAAATGCAACAAGGTCTGTGGCCATTACactcag GTTGTCTGGGCAGACAGTTACAAGGTTGGCTGCGCAGTACAGTACTGTCCCACAGTTGCCGGCCTGCAATTTTCCGACGCAGCGCATTTCATATGCAACTATGGACCAGG GCGTGAAGAAGATAATCCGGGCGCGTGGGGAACTTCACAGACGTCCTGCAGAAAACACCTGCAAAGCTTCTGCGGCGAGGATTCTGGAGAGGACGGAAGAGCAGAGTGCAAGGGCCACCGGGTGGCCTGCCCCTGGCCAGTCAGCTCAGGCCTCGGGGGCCGGGGCTGTGTTAACTGTAGCCACCTCGCAAGAGGAATCACCCAGGTCTTTTAA
- the KRR1 gene encoding LOW QUALITY PROTEIN: KRR1 small subunit processome component homolog (The sequence of the model RefSeq protein was modified relative to this genomic sequence to represent the inferred CDS: deleted 2 bases in 1 codon), with protein MVQGNMVSVSGPFSGLKEVKKVVLDTMKNTHPMCNVKIDKELASGEYFLKASQNKCQKMEATKAKQAEALSKRQEERNKAFIPPKEKPVVKPKEASTENKIDVAAIKEKVKKAKNKKLGALSGEEVKLKMEADEKRKKKK; from the exons ATGGTTCAGGGAAACATGGTTTCAGTCAGTGGACCTTTTAGTGGCTTAAAAGAG GTTAAAAAAGTAGTCCTAGATACTATGAAGAATACTCATCCAATGTGTAACGTTAAA ATTGATAAAGAATTGGCTAGTGGTGAATATTTTCTGAAGGCAAGTCAAAAT AAGTGTCAGAAAATGGAAGCCACAAAG GCTAAACAAGCAGAAGCTCTCAGTAAGAgacaagaggaaagaaacaaagcttTTATTCCACCTAAAGAGAAACCAGTGGTGAAACCAAAGGAAG cttctactgaaaataaaattgatgtgGCTGCCATCAAGGAAAAGGTTAAGAAAGCAAAGAATAAGAAACTGGGAGCTCTTTCAGGTGAAGAAGTTAAGCTTAAAATGGAAgcagatgaaaaaagaaagaagaaaaagtag